The following proteins are encoded in a genomic region of Nakaseomyces glabratus chromosome J, complete sequence:
- the MCP1 gene encoding Mcp1p (CAGL0J04004g~Ortholog(s) have role in lipid homeostasis, mitochondrion organization and integral component of mitochondrial membrane, mitochondrial outer membrane localization): MSKNLKEVSPTPLKPDERPISYNPRKILGIEVSTTTVVHALFKLQRLSIVPMALYFPVHAVNTMITPLVNPETAPDSFLTAVHKWVPQAASKILIASLLTHIASGVLLRGWKLYKSHVLKEKYHLHHQHKHTTSQDDIGLTGGISGYLFGIYKQFTLSPLSMSGYVLTPLVLYHLLIMKWVPESLGEPATGFDFVKQLLRASEWWIRWFAGIIPLSALISAASYHIVAGACRLLDVKDMKKRKNASRIISGLSIAGFLSILRLSNAKSFSSDWSQFNDIFTKLNFLRT; encoded by the coding sequence ATGTCTAAGAATCTTAAAGAAGTATCACCTACACCACTAAAACCAGACGAGAGGCCTATCTCTTACAACCCTAGAAAGATCCTGGGTATTGAGGTCTCCACTACTACTGTGGTTCATGCTTTGTTCAAGCTACAAAGACTATCGATTGTGCCAATGGCACTATATTTCCCGGTCCATGCGGTTAATACGATGATTACACCATTGGTTAACCCAGAGACTGCCCCAGACTCGTTCCTGACCGCAGTACACAAGTGGGTTCCTCAGGCTGCGTCCAAGATACTGATCGCTTCATTGCTAACCCACATTGCAAGCGGCGTCTTGCTACGTGGCTGGAAGCTTTACAAGAGTCATGTGCTGAAGGAGAAATACCATCTCCACCACCAGCACAAACATACCACATCTCAAGATGACATTGGATTGACTGGTGGTATTTCTGGCTACTTGTTTGGAATTTACAAACAGTTCACTCTTTCACCTTTGTCAATGTCCGGATATGTTCTAACACCATTAGTGCTATATCACTTGCTGATAATGAAATGGGTTCCAGAGAGTTTGGGTGAGCCTGCCACAGGGTTCGACTTTGTCAAACAGCTGTTGAGAGCTAGTGAGTGGTGGATTCGTTGGTTTGCCGGTATAATTCCGCTATCCGCGTTAATTTCTGCCGCTTCTTATCATATTGTTGCTGGAGCTTGTAGATTGCTCGATGTCAAAGacatgaagaagagaaagaacgCTTCCAGGATTATCTCTGGTTTGAGTATTGCCGGATTTTTATCGATTCTAAGACTATCAAATGCCAAGTCATTCTCATCTGACTGGTCTCaatttaatgatattttcaCTAAATTAAATTTCTTGAGAACTTGA
- the HER1 gene encoding Her1p (CAGL0J04026g~Ortholog(s) have role in endoplasmic reticulum organization and mitochondrion, ribosome localization) gives MASIEVLKNQVDVQIEWLYKGKKRKLPKAGSVDPMRSDPMDGNRLGRRATISVRETMPEGVARRRPRSSSISNGDLSNDKSAQREAPATDYSRRHSVSHSEKEKKKSIFGSLFGKKSDSTDKKPPQSSAKSPVSVKTSTSSASPTASVPININVNREKPKSHEPKSPSSPLRLFHFGQSNSESHAAPISRGSPSPSMDPLDERIESSKHHHSHHDQGQSRDKESIEKLNKIDLKRVSFALDKFHHEPAQQLPSRKPKMGDIVVPEDMISEEPKISVGITTTSDNKASSAPKRKYSKDSQEYKMVLENYKRLQKESERQQLEAHRVAERIANEVTGYRIRSGSLFEAAHNAVVNKVLSPSSPTEASVIDSDPTVALDSRVAELTIDKPIHAHETFFETEGYDSSTSQVNSNPDLHQHHHELPLDVVYTRCCHLREILPIPSTLRQVKGKTAPLQTLKFLNPKPTLIDILSFCDFISITPIQVVVFDNVALNSDMIQIVLSSLINSKSIEKLGIRNVVLSSKDWEMLCKFLLVNKSIIRLDLSQTKIKPDLPAECYRHNMNWKLFCNVLRERTGRPLEELLLNGVHFDEMSFDDYQDLLLTFASKNSSPNKRLGMAAASFSEKCMSFLFDVISQFSVQGVDLGFNELEPYIHIIIDKLSTLPYNNLEYFTLNSSSFSCTQNIGSLLKYLSRLPNLRFLDMSNIPEMFPSVFAYLYKYLPLFPSLQRIHFDSNCLTYKQCIMLCEILQKCPKLAHVSMKNELTYPEAIKDQEKEDGSDDKSTKEFAARTLGATLYGFCRDRSTLLGLDVDYGDISDEIQSRIAVTLMINMKKTIDSNFSQDEVTSQDDLLFDGKVISENAEGILHRLTSNLGDQSDPTKMYLLKKFVEKIESLHYEVQKKIDIMFEKRETGTLPLKEKENLLRLVLLEKNLSNIMQLFASTSSMKIMETPEAELIGKANFADDSNDSADEKNNSTNTSHIRPFLKHLDSDRIFGFASHHSPKSPDVDASQIPHSMATESGKVVDATTGKALLYKTSSSTSLLVKKQEHEEGEFHKWGFFVHQKGTTNPDTDDKKSGPEKTPNVSENTNAPERVTVPKIQTVPSGNELREAIIKAKGIDSIEDLIKKVSKDDHGLKKIYGESLKPFPILGAQDVDYTSRNASEGNTEASGRSTSTDSKTDELVTEKYDELLNSISQKRTSKQ, from the coding sequence ATGGCTTCGATTGAAGTGCTCAAGAACCAGGTAGATGTGCAGATAGAGTGGCTGTACAAGGGGAAGAAGCGCAAGCTGCCCAAGGCAGGGAGTGTGGATCCCATGCGCAGCGATCCCATGGACGGGAACAGGCTCGGGAGGAGGGCTACGATCTCTGTGCGGGAGACCATGCCAGAGGGCGTGGCGAGGAGGCGACCCAGGTCTAGCTCAATCTCAAACGGTGACCTCTCGAATGACAAAAGTGCGCAACGGGAGGCGCCCGCTACGGATTACTCAAGGAGGCACAGCGTGTCCCACAGcgagaaggagaagaagaaatccaTATTTGGGTCACTATTCGGTAAGAAGAGCGACAGTACTGATAAGAAACCCCCACAGTCGAGTGCGAAGTCACCCGTGTCGGTGAAAACCAGTACTTCCTCTGCGTCCCCAACCGCTTCTGTACCAATTAACATCAACGTCAACCGTGAAAAGCCTAAATCCCACGAACCGAAGTCTCCTAGCTCACCACTTagattatttcattttggaCAGTCCAATTCTGAGAGTCACGCGGCTCCAATCTCAAGGGGCTCGCCTTCTCCCTCCATGGATCCACTCGatgaaagaattgaaagCTCAAAACATCACCATAGTCATCATGACCAAGGGCAAAGCAGAGACAAAGAATCgattgaaaaattgaataaaattgaCTTGAAGAGAGTCTCTTTTGCCTTGGACAAATTCCATCATGAACCAGCACAACAGCTTCCTTCCAGGAAACCCAAGATGGGAGATATCGTGGTGCCTGAAGACATGATCAGCGAAGAACCTAAGATATCTGTAGGTATTACTACGACTTCAGATAATAAAGCCTCTTCTGCCCCAAAACGTAAATATAGCAAGGATTCACAGGAGTACAAAATGGTTTTGGAAAACTACAAGAGGTTGCAGAAAGAGTCAGAGAGGCAGCAACTAGAAGCTCATCGAGTAGCTGAGAGAATTGCCAACGAGGTGACTGGTTATAGAATTAGATCTGGCTCCCTTTTTGAAGCGGCACATAACGCTGTTGTTAACAAAGTTTTGAGCCCTTCAAGTCCAACTGAAGCGTCTGTGATCGACTCTGATCCCACTGTTGCTCTTGACTCGCGTGTAGCTGAACTGACAATTGATAAACCTATACATGCTCACGAAACTTTTTTTGAGACAGAAGGTTATGACTCTTCGACGTCTCAGGTAAACTCAAACCCTGATCTACATCAACATCATCATGAGCTACCTTTGGATGTTGTATACACAAGATGTTGTCATCTAAGAGAAATATTGCCTATTCCATCAACTTTAAGGCAAGTAAAAGGTAAGACTGCTCCCTTACAAACTCTTAAGTTTTTGAATCCTAAACCTACACTCAttgatattctttctttctgtgattttatttcaattaCGCCTATTCaagttgttgtttttgataatgttgCACTAAATTCAGATATGATCCAAATTGTATTGTCCTCTTTAATTAACTCAAAATCCATAGAAAAGCTGGGCATTCGTAATGTTGTTTTAAGTTCCAAGGACTGGGAGATGCTTTGTAAATTTTTATTGGTTAACAAGTCCATTATTCGCCTCGATCTTTCCCAGACAAAGATTAAGCCTGATCTACCCGCAGAATGTTATCGCCATAATATGAACTGGAAATTGTTCTGCAATGTATTACGTGAACGCACTGGGAGACCTTTAGAAGAGTTGTTGTTGAATGGTGTCCATTTTGATGAAATGAGTTTTGATGACTATCAAGATTTGTTGCTAACTTTTGCTAGTAAAAATTCAAGTCCAAATAAAAGACTTGGTATGGCAGCTGCATCTTTCTCAGAAAAATGTATGTCATTTCTATTTGATGTTATTTCTCAATTCAGTGTTCAAGGTGTTGACTTGGGATTTAATGAATTGGAGCCTTATATCCATATTATCATTGACAAACTTTCAACGTTACCTTACAATAACTTGGAATATTTCACACTAAACAGCTCTTCGTTTTCATGTACTCAAAATATTGGATCGTTGTTGAAGTACCTGTCTAGGCTTCCTAATTTAAGATTTTTGGATATGAGTAACATACCAGAGATGTTTCCTTCGGTATTTGCATATCTCTACAAGTATTTGCCTTTATTTCCATCTCTTCAGAGAATACACTTTGATTCAAATTGTTTGACATATAAACAATGTATCATGCTTTGTGAGATACTGCAAAAATGTCCCAAACTGGCACATGTTTCAATGAAAAACGAACTCACATACCCTGAAGCTATCAAGGATCAAGAGAAGGAAGATGGATCGGATGATAAATCAACGAAAGAATTTGCAGCCCGGACTTTAGGAGCAACATTGTATGGATTTTGTAGAGATAGATCAACCTTATTGGGTTTGGACGTTGATTATGGTGATATATCAGATGAAATTCAATCTAGAATAGCAGTAACATTGATGATTAACATGAAAAAAACTATTGATTCAAACTTTTCTCAGGATGAAGTAACATCACAAGATGATTTGTTGTTTGATGGTAAAGTCATTTCTGAAAACGCAGAAGGAATATTGCATCGTTTGACTAGTAATTTGGGAGACCAATCAGATCCAACAAAAATGTATTTACTAAAGAAATTTGTTGAGAAGATTGAAAGTTTACATTATGAAGTCCAAAAGAAGATCGATATTATGTTTGAGAAACGAGAAACTGGTACATTACCATTAAAAGAGAAGGAAAACTTGTTAAGATTAGTTTTGctagaaaaaaatttatccAACATAATGCAACTATTTGCATCAACTTCGTCAATGAAAATTATGGAGACCCCTGAAGCCGAATTGATTGGAAAGGCCAATTTTGCCGATGACAGTAACGACAGCgctgatgaaaaaaataactcCACTAATACGAGTCACATCCGTCCATTCCTAAAACACTTGGATTCTGATAGGATATTTGGGTTTGCTAGTCACCATTCACCTAAGTCCCCAGATGTGGATGCTAGTCAAATACCACATTCTATGGCTACCGAATCAGGAAAGGTTGTGGATGCGACAACTGGTAAAGCGCTACTTTATAAAACCTCATCAAGTACTTCCTTGTTAGTTAAGAAGCAGGAGCATGAAGAAGGTGAATTCCATAAGTGGGGTTTTTTTGTTCACCAGAAGGGGACTACTAATCCTGATACCGATGATAAGAAAAGTGGACCTGAAAAAACTCCTAATGTATCGGAAAACACTAATGCACCAGAAAGAGTTACTGTGCCAAAAATACAAACTGTGCCTTCAGGTAATGAATTAAGAGAAGCTATTATCAAGGCTAAAGGTATTGATAGTATCGAGGATCTAATAAAGAAAGTTAGTAAGGATGATCATggtttgaagaaaatctaTGGTGAGTCCTTGAAACCGTTCCCCATTTTGGGAGCTCAAGATGTGGACTATACTTCACGCAACGCATCTGAGGGTAATACCGAAGCTTCTGGAAGATCAACTTCTACCGATTCTAAAACGGATGAATTGGTGACAGAGAAGTATGATGAGCTATTAAACTCTATATCACAAAAGAGAACTAGCAAGCaatga